In Chrysiogenia bacterium, the genomic stretch CACAAGCTCGCCAGCAAGACGAAGAAAGCCGTCGCCGCCACCGCCGAGGGCAAAGCCGCCTGCCACTCAGACCTCACGCCGGCCGAAGAAGCGCGCAGGATTCAGGAGAGCGGGGCGGCGTAGGGGGTCTGCGTCGGCCTGGGGCACGTTGAGATCCTTCGCGTTGTTCAGGATGATAATCTTGGGCGGGAACGCGTATATTTGATGACCTGCAATCCCCGTGGTTGTCATCCTGAGCGCAGCGAAGGATCTCAACCGCTTTCGCGTTGGCGTAGAACCATGGTGGAAGGTGATGAGGCGCGAGCACCGCTATTACGTTTACATCATGGCGAGCAAGAGTCGGGTTCTCTACGTTGGAATGACCAACAGCCTTGAACGGCGCGTCTGGGAGCATCGGAGCGGCGACGGCAGCGCCTTCACCAGGAAATACCATGTACACAAAC encodes the following:
- a CDS encoding GIY-YIG nuclease family protein; this translates as MRREHRYYVYIMASKSRVLYVGMTNSLERRVWEHRSGDGSAFTRKYHVHKLVYFEETDDVNVAIEREKQLKGWKRERKVALIEAENPKWLDLAEKWF